Proteins co-encoded in one Dyadobacter sp. CECT 9275 genomic window:
- a CDS encoding WG repeat-containing protein gives MISLSRSVPYLVFLLLLNVFHADAAAEKDAETVHPWLKNYTEYKQYGDVFVVKKTERRCLIYSTYLTDLNGKKLTPAYRDIGEFSHGLAEFVPFENHNGDIGMHGFINKKGKVVIPPIYFGAEKFVNGKTGVIYPAGKQYGLSYLDTAGNELYRLPVELFPNDFLIEKVNTDYVCGHDCKEDFIWWVDGNLTVLNWNFSKYTQKDIKKGEAIFRFYYNGKYGVIDKNFILKTPAVIDELDTKHEFSGQGLERARYGGKFGFISLATGEVVIPFYFSDTRKASYGRYWVKRNNKWGCMNKKGEMIIPHLFDQATAFTAENRSAVAINGKFGHIDTTGKFTTPLIYQFASYFSQGISMVRLNNKYGYIDKNGKPVTEIKYHTALPFGKNFAIAERFGLRYEIARMGAETFIGFSYIWKAVFIFVTVCMIAMLSRSFLANSARSLREMFTKKS, from the coding sequence ATGATCTCCTTATCCCGATCAGTACCTTACCTCGTTTTTCTTCTGCTCCTGAATGTATTCCATGCTGATGCCGCCGCTGAAAAGGATGCGGAAACTGTGCATCCATGGCTCAAAAATTACACAGAGTACAAACAATACGGAGACGTTTTTGTGGTAAAAAAAACGGAGCGCCGTTGCCTCATTTACAGCACTTACCTCACGGACCTGAATGGAAAAAAGCTCACACCCGCTTACAGGGATATCGGGGAATTTTCACATGGGCTGGCCGAATTTGTCCCATTTGAAAACCATAATGGTGATATAGGCATGCATGGTTTCATTAATAAAAAAGGGAAAGTAGTTATTCCACCGATTTATTTCGGAGCCGAGAAATTCGTGAACGGGAAAACGGGTGTGATATATCCGGCCGGTAAACAATACGGGCTTTCGTACCTGGATACCGCCGGGAACGAACTTTACCGGTTACCTGTGGAGCTATTCCCAAATGACTTTCTGATTGAAAAAGTGAATACGGATTACGTTTGCGGGCACGACTGCAAGGAGGATTTTATCTGGTGGGTAGATGGCAACCTCACCGTACTCAACTGGAATTTCAGCAAATACACCCAAAAAGATATCAAAAAAGGGGAAGCGATTTTCAGGTTCTACTACAACGGGAAATATGGGGTAATCGATAAAAACTTCATCCTCAAAACTCCCGCTGTAATTGATGAACTTGACACGAAACATGAGTTTTCCGGACAAGGGCTTGAACGGGCTCGTTACGGCGGTAAGTTTGGGTTTATCAGCCTGGCCACGGGTGAGGTGGTTATCCCATTTTATTTTTCGGATACCCGTAAGGCTTCTTATGGCCGCTATTGGGTTAAAAGAAATAACAAATGGGGCTGTATGAATAAAAAGGGAGAAATGATCATTCCTCATCTGTTTGACCAGGCTACGGCATTTACGGCCGAGAACCGGTCTGCGGTGGCCATTAACGGAAAATTCGGACATATTGATACGACTGGAAAATTCACTACTCCGCTGATCTACCAGTTTGCATCCTACTTCAGCCAGGGTATCTCTATGGTGAGGCTGAACAATAAATATGGCTACATTGACAAAAATGGCAAGCCAGTCACCGAAATCAAATACCACACAGCCCTGCCATTTGGCAAAAATTTTGCTATTGCAGAGCGTTTTGGATTACGTTACGAAATTGCCAGGATGGGTGCTGAAACCTTCATTGGCTTTTCTTATATCTGGAAGGCTGTTTTTATTTTCGTTACCGTTTGTATGATTGCCATGCTAAGCCGCAGTTTTTTGGCTAATTCTGCCCGATCCCTGCGAGAAATGTTTACCAAAAAGAGCTAA